CAGCTATTTGCATAGTTCTAGCTCATTCATGAAATACTTCTGTCCCTATTCCAGACACACACAAGTACCATAAGGGTAGTGAGAATTCCCACTGTGCAATAGTTATGGTCTGGACTTTGGGAAATTCTTTAACCAAATTTCTGGATCATCAGGACTTCTGTGAAGAAGTGAAGCAGCATAAAATTACTGCAGAAAGGAATATATCACTTTGAATGATGGCACACAAAATCTTGAGCAAATGACCCTCCATAAATTGGGTAAATGGGACTCTGAatgatggttttatatatatatatatatatatatatatatatatatatatatatatatatatatatagttttctttatTAACCTCTTCATTATATAAAGTATTATGCTGCCACACTGAATCAAAGTCAGTCCTTCCAGTAGTGTGTTGGGTAGTTATATTTCTATCACATTGCCCAGTTaatacactgtttatatatatatatatatatatatatatatatatatatatatatatatatatatatatttatatatatttatatatatatatatatatatatatatatatatatatatatatatatatatatatatatatatatatatatatatataaagtgtagtACCTGAAAAATATTTGCATCAAAATTTCTCAAATATCTATTATCTCCCTGTTTAAGGATTCAGATTATTAGCCTtgctatatataaacattaagaaTTGTTAAAAGCACAATAAAGTACTGCTCAGCAGACCATAACAAGCTTGTTTCATATCCACACGATTTTTGCATTTTTCAAATCTTAATGTAGCTGGTTCATTCTTTGGAAGATTAATGTATTCACTTTGGATTTTGCCTCCATTATTTCTAATTAACACTATAAATGATGAATAATCTGTTATTTCTAAAACCTTACACACTTCTAAGCTCTATTTCTGCATCAAGTGTGATCTTTCTTAATGAGACTGAACCACTTACCTCACATAAGACATGTTTACGATCTACATTACAGGGCAAACTGCAGTAATGTGCAAGGAGTTGTTGTAAAAACTTATTGAAGCGAGGTGCGTTCATTGTGGCGACTGTGCAGGCGCCTCCCACCAGCTGCTCCACCAACGTCTCAATCACTTGCGCTACACTTGAGTCTGTAACAATATCATTTATATCTAATTTTGAGGAATGTTCTATTTGCAACAGTCAGGAATAAATAAAAGGTCAACAGTATGTCTGCATTGTCCCTTACAGGTGTTCTCTGAATCTGGTGAATAGTAGTGTTAAGGTGTTCTGATGACAACAAATCCTATGTgacttaaataaataatatgatcTAACATGATATGAACCATTTAAAAGAAGTTTCTTTGTAAAAGAGAACAAATATTGGCAAAGCTTGTATTGAATATTAGACTACTGACACATTTAAGCTTAGACCTGACTATTATTCCATGAATGGTACATTTTTCTCTTTGACACAGTTCCTGAAATTCCTGTGTTGACTAAATAACATTAGGCAGATTCTTGTATTGATTTCCATAATGGCTACTTATTAACAGTTTTATTGCTTTGGATTTACCTTTAATATCTTGCGCAATGAAGGAAACAATTTCCTTCTGCTGGTCACTAGTGAGGTTGAGGCCTTCCAGGAAGGTGTCGGCAACAGTGAGGGTATCCATGACCACTTCCTCTGGTTCTCTGGAGGAATCTTCTGGGCTGGACTTTAATCTATCTTCCTGAGATTTATCACCTGAACATCTGCCTTGTGTACAAACTGATTTGGGATTCTCTGTAGCACTGGAGTCTTGCTTATTTGCACCCTCCGGCTGCTTCTTTAACTCAGTCTCCTTCGAGTGTGTGGTAACACTAGGAACTTCAGTACTCCCACTTTCTGGTGAGTGTGCAGATTGGGGGAGCTTGGTAACACTAGGAGCAACTGATTCTACTTTGTGTTTCTTGTGGGAGGTAGTTAATGTCTCAGGGCTTCCTGAGCAGGGAGCATCCCTCTCTTCAtcactcatttttctctttactcttgagatactgctactactgcttgtACAGTCAGAGCAACTTGTTTCTTCCTTATTGCTCTTGTCAACAGGCTGTAATTTgacatcttcattattttcaagcAACTCACTCTTGCCTTGGTTAGGGCTTTGGTCTATATCAGattttttagcatcattattactttgcAAAACCTCTGAACTGTCACAATTATCTTCACTCTTTTCAAGACccgctttttcttctttgccATTCTGAGAAGGCTTTGACTCTACATCTTTGCTCATGTCAGATGTCTTTGCTTGATTTTGTTTGGAATCCGGTTTGTCTTCAGATTCTACTGCTGACATGCTGTTGACTGCATTCTCATGACCCTGATCTGTGCTGGTCAGGCCATCTTCCTTTTGGGTTGGAAGCTCATTACTTTGGTttgaattctcttcctctataTGCTCATTTAATGCCTCTCTATCTTCGCTGGAATTATTTTCTACTGGGCTTTGCGTTCTATCCTCTCCTGCTTCCTCACTTACAATGGAAGGTGTATTACTGTCCTTCACCTCCTCACACAAGTCATTGGTGCTTGCAGGTGACCCATTTCCCATGCTGCTCAGCAAGTGCTCTTCAGGGTCCTCTGTGCCCCCCTCCTGGTCCTCTGATGTGCCTCCTCTGCGTGTTCTGTGACTACCCTGACCATTTGCTGAAGGCGAGGCATCTGACTCCTGTGTGCCCCGTATTCTCTTGCTTGACCTTTTGGGTGATGACTGAGGAGATGCCCCATTAGTTTTTTTGGCAAGTACTGCTGGAGGACTACCTGATTTGCCTCTCTTTCTGCGGCGGTTTGGTGGTGAATTTGGAGTCTTCTGTGGAGTTTCGGAAGCACCACTGGCCTCTGAACTATTGCtgcctcgtcttcctcgtctgcgagtgggagtggaagaggaTGCAACACTTGCAGCTCCCACACTGCTGGCACTAGAGTCTGTACTCCCTCTGCGTATCCTTTGTCCCCGACCACGCGGTGAAGCTTTTACAGGAGATTCTTTGGTCGCTGGTGAGCCTCTACCAACACCACGTCCCCTTGGACTGGCTCTCTTTGGGGTGCTAGGAGATGACACTCCACGACGTGTCTTTCTGGGTGGGGAATCTGGTGTCTtcgaaggagagggtggagtggcTGTTCGGCCTCGCCTCCTGCTGCCTCGGCCAGTCTCCAGGGCAACCACGCCATCAGCTTCCTCGCCTCCACCACGCTTCTTCGTGTCTTTGACTTCTGCAGCTTCATCTGCCAAGAATTAAAGAGCTCATGATCTGGCTACATTTTgacatttaattatcattatactaatgtTACCTTAAAAAAATAATGCTTTAAGTCCCTGAAAGCCACAGCTCAGACTATACCAAGTTTAATttctagaagaagaaaaaaatatatatataggaagggagggaataacgAAAGGAaggtgataaggaagaggaggatgaataggaagaaatataaagaccaataaaaggaggagaagaacatgCTTAGGAGAGTGCAAAATAGTTTCAATGACTGCCATTTACCTTGAAAATTAGTTCACTTCTAATTTTACAGTGTTTACAAGTCCTAAGCCATAAAAACATATGGAAGGGAAATATTTACAACCAATAACTTCCAATACCTAAATAAAGGGTATATCTCTGAAGTTGATAGATTAAATTCTAACAATCAGATGTTGTCACATGTAAATAAAAAGTTTTTCCTGAAAGCAGTTTGCCAGACCTGGATAATCAGCCTTTGCTATGTTGCAGTAGAAATTACCTGTGACTCTTACGTATATTGTAGACAAGATTTTGGACATTGTGTAAGGATGTATTCACACAACTGCAAAATATTCCTTGAATTCTTGTTGAAATAATCAGgcctataataataatgtattttccaaagtaaaagcaaaattaaataaatatactgcCATTACTTTGCCATTATAGTACCAGTTACTGTGGTGCCTGCAAAAATTATCAATTTTCCAAGCACTCAGTGTAACCTAtttttagtggtggtggtggtggtggtggtggtggtggtggtggtggtggtggtgatggtgatggtggtggtggtggtggtggtggtggtggtggtgatggtgatggtgatggtgatggtgatggtgtgtgtgtgtgtgtggggtggaggggggattaTGAGTTCTAATTACAACATTCCTATATCTTCAAAAATCAACCTCCTGCTTGAACAATTGGTTGGTCCTTTCGGGTACACTTACAATACATTCATATcatttaatagataaataaatttaatacATTCAGCATTTTTAACTATACTTCAGATCTATTGGAAACATCTAGTTATAGAAAAAAGACTAAAGCCAGTAAAAAAAGCACCAGCAGCAAAAGAAAGATGATAGACTGCCATTCGATCAGTAAATGACAGGCTTTGGAGAATGGTTGTTTATGTGCATTTTGACCATTACAAAAAAAATGGTAACGGAGTAAAATATATTACTGTTATGAAAAACATGATGAATAAACATTTCTAACCATTAAACATCCAGTGAAGTGAAGGCCTAAGAGTAAAAGTAATACTCTGCATATCTATCCAATTTCCATAACTTAATCCAGGAATTTTCTATAATCTACGGTGCAATTTAACATCAATGTAACCCACATTATGGAATTCAGTGTCACTGCTTTGATTTAAAGAATCAGATAAAAGAATATAGTCATATCCTATGAGTTGGTAGATGTGCAAATGTCTACAGACATTTTATGCCATCCAAAAAGTTGTCCCCTACAACTTACTGTTTGGGACAGAAAACAACTAATGCACTGGGAAATATATGTTAATGAACAAATGCTTCATCtggtaaaacacaaaacacattcaTCACAATGTCAATAAGACTTTCAATGACTTACTAAGAACAGTTCTACACTACATTCTGGGCATGATTATTTCCTTAaattaaaaaagaacaaagaaaaagaagaagaagaaaaagaagaaaaatactgaGACCAGATGAAAATggctctatctatatctatagttatctatctatctatctatctatgtatatatatatatatataaatgtaaatgtaaatgtaaatgtaaatgtaaatgtaaatgtaaatgtaaatgtaaatgtaaatgtaaatgtaaatgtaaatgtaaatgtaaatgtaaatgtaaatatatatatatatatatatatatatatatatatatatatattattttcattcttattcttataattattataaaaaacaattcCACAGGCACTCTGCCACCAGAGTCAATTACTTGGCTTACCTGTTGAATCCATTTCCTggattttaaggaaaaaaaaaccttttattaccattattattttcctcattacaataacaataataattgcctTAAGAATTAAAAATTTAAGATTGCAATAAA
This genomic stretch from Penaeus chinensis breed Huanghai No. 1 chromosome 8, ASM1920278v2, whole genome shotgun sequence harbors:
- the LOC125027958 gene encoding uncharacterized protein LOC125027958; protein product: MTSRRKNKKNSNEAAEVKDTKKRGGGEEADGVVALETGRGSRRRGRTATPPSPSKTPDSPPRKTRRGVSSPSTPKRASPRGRGVGRGSPATKESPVKASPRGRGQRIRRGSTDSSASSVGAASVASSSTPTRRRGRRGSNSSEASGASETPQKTPNSPPNRRRKRGKSGSPPAVLAKKTNGASPQSSPKRSSKRIRGTQESDASPSANGQGSHRTRRGGTSEDQEGGTEDPEEHLLSSMGNGSPASTNDLCEEVKDSNTPSIVSEEAGEDRTQSPVENNSSEDREALNEHIEEENSNQSNELPTQKEDGLTSTDQGHENAVNSMSAVESEDKPDSKQNQAKTSDMSKDVESKPSQNGKEEKAGLEKSEDNCDSSEVLQSNNDAKKSDIDQSPNQGKSELLENNEDVKLQPVDKSNKEETSCSDCTSSSSSISRVKRKMSDEERDAPCSGSPETLTTSHKKHKVESVAPSVTKLPQSAHSPESGSTEVPSVTTHSKETELKKQPEGANKQDSSATENPKSVCTQGRCSGDKSQEDRLKSSPEDSSREPEEVVMDTLTVADTFLEGLNLTSDQQKEIVSFIAQDIKDSSVAQVIETLVEQLVGGACTVATMNAPRFNKFLQQLLAHYCSLPCNVDRKHVLCEQAVQWARDRKSVHLRHELELTLMTLYYSTKQYKKAETIANALYSETKKLQDKDKTVKACLCLSQVYHAMGNISKARANITTAKTEALKIYTPPDMQGELDLQSGIMQVAEGKDMETAYSYFKEAATGFTSRKQRARALKYMLLSKVMVNRSEEGEKAVRGQSHIQDIDEGVEAMLAITSAANRSSLADFKKTREQYGEHLEGDMVVASVLDDLYTKMMEKNLLNIVLPYERLQIVHIAQKIGLPREDVEKRLSQMILDKRINAQLDHRDDCLYVYGAEEKDDVYQTAIDTLCQLDKTVSHLNSKVKKLL